The genomic stretch CCGACCCGAGCCTCGTAGGGCGGATGGCGTTCCGTCCAGCCCAGGTGCTGCGTGACCGGGAATGGTATCGCTTCATCACAGCGGGCTTCCTCCATGTCGGGATTGCCCACCTCGCGTTCAACATGGTCACCCTCTTCTTCTTCGGACCCGTAGTCGAGGGAATTCTGGGGCCCGTCCGGTTCGCACTGCTCTACATCGGCTCTGACGTGGCTGCCAATGCGCTGACGATGGCCCGACACCGAAAGAATCCGACCTATTCGGCCGTGGGAGCCTCAGGCGCGATCTCCGGTGTGGTCTTCTCTTACTGTCTGTTCGACCCGTTTGGGCTACTCTACATATTTCTCGCGATTCCGATGCCCGCCATCCTCTTCGCGGTGTTGTACGTGGTGTTTTCGGTGCAGGCCTCCCGTCAGGGTGGCGGGCGGATCGCCCACGAAGCGCACCTGGGCGGTGCCATTGGTGGGTTGGCGCTGACGATTCTGCTCTACCCCGCTGCGCTGTCGTTCTTCGTAGCGCAGGTGTTGGATCGGCTAGGGTGACTCCCCCAGGAGACCATCCAGGTCGGACCAGTTGGTAAGTACCGTCACCCCGGTGTGGCCTTCGGCGCGTCGGACATCGCCGCGAAACCAAGC from Bacteroidota bacterium encodes the following:
- a CDS encoding rhomboid family intramembrane serine protease; its protein translation is MFLDAPVTLFLLIVNVLIGVYTSSADPSLVGRMAFRPAQVLRDREWYRFITAGFLHVGIAHLAFNMVTLFFFGPVVEGILGPVRFALLYIGSDVAANALTMARHRKNPTYSAVGASGAISGVVFSYCLFDPFGLLYIFLAIPMPAILFAVLYVVFSVQASRQGGGRIAHEAHLGGAIGGLALTILLYPAALSFFVAQVLDRLG